The window TCATCCGGCGAAGCCGCCGATAGTCCTCCACGGTGCGGTAGTACACGATCCGGTCGTCGTCGCCGAAAGGAAGGCGGCGGGGAGTCCCGCCGGTGGCGATGAGGAGGCGTTCGTACCCGTAGGCGACCCCTTCCGCGTCGACAACGAGGCGGGCAGATGGATCGATCTCCCGGACGGTCCGCCCGAGGTGCAGCGTCGCCCCCCTGCCTTCCGTCTTGTATCGGATACTCTCCGGAGGGTCGCCTTTCCAAAGCCCTTTCGAAAGGGGCGGCCGCTTGTAAGGGGAATCCTTTTCCGAGCCAACGATGCCGATGGTTCCCGCAGCATCCACCTCCCGGATCCCCTTGACCGCCGCCTCGGAGACCATCCCTCCCCCGACAATCAGGTACTTGTAGCGATGCTCCATGCGCCACCCCCTGGTTCCGCGCGTAATCATCCATTCGAATACAAAGTAGATTCAGAACGGGAGGGGTGGGTTCCCGGCGGGTGTAAATATTCGAGGTATCCGTCCCGGCCGGAAAAAATGGAGGGATAAGGGGAAAAGGATTAAATTATGTATGAGTGAGAACGCATCAAGGACGGCCATGGCGTGAACGGCGATTGCGCATGGTGCGGAAACACGTTATCCCCTGCCGACAAGACGGCGGATGAAATCATATCCCACTGCTTCTGCCGGGGATGCAGGGAGAATCTTTTTTCGGGACGGGATGCGGCTTCCTTCCAGGAATACTTGAATCAGTTGAAGTTTCCGATCCTGGTGCTGGACGACGATGTCGGCGTCGTCACCTGCAACCTTGCCGCCTGCGAAAGCCTGGGCGTCGACCCCCGGCGCATCGAAGGACGCCGCGGAGGCGAGGCGATCGAGTGCATAAACTCCCGGCTCCCCGGCGGTTGCGGAAAGACCGTGCACTGCCGGACCTGCGCGATCCGGGCCACCGTGACCGATACGCATCGGACCTCGAAAAGCCATTACCGTGTGCGCGCATGCGCGGACCGCGTCACGCCGGACGGGATCCGGGAAATCCGGTTCCTGATCTCGACCGAAAAAATGGGAGATCTCGTCCTGCTGAGAGTCGAGGACATCGACCGGACGACGCGCCGGTAAGAGTGTCGCGAGCCCTCAGGTCCGGGGGACGAGCCCCGCGATGCACTGGTCTTCCCGCACCACCTTGCGGGGGCCGCCGTCCAGGCCGGTCGACCAGTCGTGCGGAGGCACGATCGCCTCGAATCGATCGAGGATCCCCAGCCGTTCCGCGCGGTCGTGGATGAGCTGCCAGCCGCAGCCGAGCTCCTGGTTCACCTCGCATTTCCCCTCGCGCGATCCTCCGCACGGGCCGTTGAACAGGCGCTTGGCGCATCGCGTGATCGGGCAGATGCCCGCAAACTCCCCGAGGCGGCAATTGCCGCATCCGGAGCACTTTTCCGTCCAGACGCCCTGCGATTCGAGGATCCCCATGAACTGGGTGTTCAGCCCCGGGTAGACGGGCGTCTTCGGGAACCGCTCGGCCAGCGCCTGCACCCCCGCCCCGCACCCCAGCGAGCAGATCGCGTCGTACCCGGAAGCGCGCTGGGCGACGAGGTCGATGAAGGCGTCCTCGCACTGCCGTTCGATGGTGCACTCGTCCACCACCGCGTTCTCCCGGCCCCGCAGCCGCAGCGCCATGCGCAGCGCGGCGCCGAGGATCCCGGTTTCGCGTTCCCCTCCTGCCAGGCAGACGGTGACGCAGGTGCCGCATCCGACAAGCAGCACGCGCTGGTGGTCCTTTATCATTTCCACGATTTCCGGGATTTTTTTCCGATCCGCGACGATCATCTCTCCCCTCCCTCCGGGACGGCGTCCGCCCGTCGGCGGAGCTCCCGGACACCCTCTTCCATGCGTTCCCGTCCCGGCCGCAGCGGGCTTGCGCCCAGCCCGCGTACTCGCTCGACCATTTCGTTCACGATCTCCGCGAACCGGGTCCCCTCGGCGGAGGAAAGGTTGTACATCTCCAGCCGTTCCGGCTCCAGCCCGATCTCGGCCATCATCCCGCGGAGCCGCTCGACGCGCTTGCGAGCGCGCAGGTTCCCTTCCAGGAAGTGGCAGCCGCCCTCGAGGCATCCCGCCACGACGACCCCGTCGACCCCGAGCTCGAAGGCGGCAAGCACGTGGTTCGCCTCGAGCTTTCCGGTGCAGGGCAGCCGCAGGACCCGCACGTTGTCCGGGTACTGCAGGCGCATCGAGCCGGCCAGGTCCGCCGCGGCGTAGGCGCAGTAGTGGCAGCAGAACGCAAGGATCAACGGCTCGCCGCTCATCGCTCTCCCCCGCCCTTCCCCCAGCGCGGCGGCGCCACGCCCGCCCCTTCCGGATAACGGGGATCGCGATCCGGGGGCCGGACGCCGCGATCCACGCCCATGAGGCCGTCGATGGCGGCGCG is drawn from Thermodesulfobacteriota bacterium and contains these coding sequences:
- a CDS encoding FAD-dependent oxidoreductase, whose protein sequence is MEHRYKYLIVGGGMVSEAAVKGIREVDAAGTIGIVGSEKDSPYKRPPLSKGLWKGDPPESIRYKTEGRGATLHLGRTVREIDPSARLVVDAEGVAYGYERLLIATGGTPRRLPFGDDDRIVYYRTVEDYRRLRRM
- a CDS encoding methylenetetrahydrofolate reductase C-terminal domain-containing protein; translation: MIVADRKKIPEIVEMIKDHQRVLLVGCGTCVTVCLAGGERETGILGAALRMALRLRGRENAVVDECTIERQCEDAFIDLVAQRASGYDAICSLGCGAGVQALAERFPKTPVYPGLNTQFMGILESQGVWTEKCSGCGNCRLGEFAGICPITRCAKRLFNGPCGGSREGKCEVNQELGCGWQLIHDRAERLGILDRFEAIVPPHDWSTGLDGGPRKVVREDQCIAGLVPRT
- a CDS encoding hydrogenase iron-sulfur subunit — protein: MSGEPLILAFCCHYCAYAAADLAGSMRLQYPDNVRVLRLPCTGKLEANHVLAAFELGVDGVVVAGCLEGGCHFLEGNLRARKRVERLRGMMAEIGLEPERLEMYNLSSAEGTRFAEIVNEMVERVRGLGASPLRPGRERMEEGVRELRRRADAVPEGGER